A genomic window from Haladaptatus caseinilyticus includes:
- a CDS encoding arylsulfotransferase family protein: MPSRTHVRLIFAFLFTLSTMVLATGFVASVTGSNNVRAGMEDGPHGIQHIPPNELTVATDHKSPSVGAKLVAFDSEGTVRYYNDTLDYYSDVDPSPTGKYTVTYVGTEDLRPKQCDGASACRRMVIERLNLSTDHTTRLYSRIVPTYKGYTLPYTNRWHDVDRINRTHFAVADIERDRVFVVNTSSGIVTWEWLALSHYSHKSGGPYPYDFTHVNDVEVLEDGRIMASIRNQDQVVFLNRTTGVVENWTIGEEGNHKWLFGQHNPDYIPESQGGPAVIIADSHNDRIVEYQRVNGSWEQSWVWRDNRLQWPRDADRLPNGNTLITDTHGNRVVEVDENGEPVWSVELHFPYDAERLGTGDESAGGESAQRADIAGREPISGANDDANSQENEGTRTKTQNGVSLLGLAGQAMDAIEEAIPEMVLNAVLYALPGWADVDDVFALAVLLGTTGAWGSMEAYWRGYRIRKPFSRIETDQQ, encoded by the coding sequence TGGGATTCAGCATATCCCCCCGAACGAACTGACGGTCGCCACGGACCACAAAAGCCCGTCCGTCGGCGCTAAACTCGTCGCCTTCGATTCCGAGGGAACAGTTCGGTACTACAACGATACGCTCGATTACTACTCTGACGTGGACCCGAGCCCGACTGGAAAATACACGGTGACGTACGTCGGAACCGAAGATCTGCGACCGAAACAGTGTGACGGCGCGTCAGCCTGCCGTCGGATGGTCATCGAGCGACTCAATCTATCGACCGACCACACGACACGACTGTACAGTCGAATCGTGCCGACCTACAAAGGGTACACGCTCCCGTATACGAACAGGTGGCACGACGTGGACCGGATCAACCGAACTCACTTCGCCGTCGCCGATATCGAGCGTGACCGCGTTTTCGTCGTCAACACGTCGAGCGGCATCGTGACGTGGGAATGGCTTGCCCTCTCCCACTACTCGCACAAAAGCGGTGGCCCATATCCGTACGACTTCACACACGTCAACGACGTTGAGGTCCTCGAAGACGGGCGAATCATGGCAAGCATCCGCAACCAGGACCAAGTGGTCTTCCTCAACCGGACGACGGGCGTGGTCGAAAACTGGACGATCGGCGAGGAGGGCAATCACAAGTGGCTGTTCGGCCAGCACAACCCGGATTACATTCCCGAATCGCAGGGCGGCCCGGCAGTCATTATCGCCGACTCGCACAACGACAGAATCGTCGAATACCAACGCGTGAACGGGAGTTGGGAACAAAGCTGGGTCTGGCGAGACAACCGACTTCAGTGGCCCCGCGACGCCGACAGACTACCGAACGGCAACACCCTCATCACCGACACGCACGGCAACCGAGTCGTCGAGGTGGACGAAAACGGTGAACCGGTCTGGAGCGTCGAACTCCACTTCCCATACGACGCCGAACGCCTCGGAACTGGCGACGAAAGTGCGGGCGGCGAAAGCGCCCAGCGAGCTGATATCGCCGGTCGAGAACCGATTTCGGGCGCGAACGACGACGCAAACAGTCAAGAAAATGAGGGTACCCGGACGAAGACGCAGAACGGGGTCAGCCTCCTCGGACTGGCTGGACAAGCCATGGACGCCATCGAAGAGGCCATCCCGGAGATGGTGCTGAACGCGGTGTTGTACGCGCTTCCCGGATGGGCCGACGTGGACGACGTGTTCGCGCTGGCGGTGCTGCTCGGAACAACGGGAGCATGGGGTTCCATGGAGGCATACTGGCGAGGATATCGGATTCGAAAGCCGTTCTCCCGAATCGAAACTGACCAGCAGTAA